The following coding sequences lie in one Halogeometricum rufum genomic window:
- a CDS encoding DUF1102 domain-containing protein yields MQRRKYLAALGSLAAGGAAMTGTGAFASVRAERNLNVSTAGDLSAYLGLKPTSEYTNLDNGKLNIEFSGGNGEGGQGLNKNADTLFANVFKIVNQGTNTIRVQLGDDDDQSSLIGSLPDGPMAVFYSFSGLSSPNVSNFTPFDASPAPSYYPSSDVTNQDLSPGDEMYVHMGFYLNADTQELGGASTNIVDVPDDIGIYADSTPDSDGL; encoded by the coding sequence ATGCAACGACGAAAGTATCTGGCCGCGTTGGGATCGCTTGCCGCCGGTGGGGCGGCGATGACTGGGACTGGGGCGTTCGCATCCGTTCGAGCAGAACGGAATCTGAATGTTAGCACTGCTGGGGATCTCAGTGCCTACCTAGGTCTCAAACCGACTAGCGAATACACAAATCTCGATAATGGGAAACTCAATATTGAATTTTCAGGAGGTAACGGGGAAGGTGGACAGGGCCTGAATAAGAACGCAGATACTCTGTTCGCGAACGTATTCAAAATCGTTAATCAGGGTACGAATACAATAAGAGTCCAACTTGGCGATGATGATGACCAGAGTTCATTAATTGGATCGCTTCCGGACGGACCAATGGCCGTATTCTACTCATTTAGCGGTCTCAGCTCGCCGAATGTGTCGAATTTCACGCCCTTTGACGCAAGTCCGGCCCCCAGTTACTACCCCAGTTCAGACGTTACTAATCAAGATCTGTCACCGGGTGATGAAATGTATGTTCACATGGGGTTCTACCTAAACGCCGATACTCAAGAACTGGGCGGTGCCTCGACCAATATCGTTGATGTTCCCGACGATATCGGGATTTATGCTGATTCGACGCCTGATTCAGACGGATTATAG
- a CDS encoding signal peptidase I produces MNVNQIFHDSLKLLALCLILALLVGAALGQPVLLGYVETGSMSPTMEPGDGFVAVPSALTDEPEAGDVVVFRAEEIQGGGLTTHRIVGETPQGYVTRGDANPFTDQDGDEPPVKEAQIVAEAWQVGGNVVVIPQLGTAVTGIRGAVETVQRTVSSLLGTRALLGPQGLAYLFFGATALYYLVGELRGDGRERRRRETNRDGGIDPRLFALGFTLLLVGGATAAMVGPAGTQQYGVVSAEFDSERPTVIPAGTSANVTYAVGNGGSVPVHVFLEPASEGVAVHPEELTVDGRRVANATVTLSAPPQTGYYRRFVTEHRYLAVLPHSVTESLYRVHPWAPIVAIDALLGVPFYLLAVALVGTGRVRSRSRNRAVPMRRRIRRAVRGLYARE; encoded by the coding sequence ATGAATGTAAACCAGATATTTCACGACAGCTTGAAACTTCTTGCTCTCTGCTTGATACTCGCTCTCCTCGTCGGCGCCGCCCTCGGCCAACCAGTCCTCCTCGGCTACGTCGAAACCGGCTCCATGTCCCCGACGATGGAACCGGGCGACGGCTTCGTCGCCGTCCCCTCCGCCCTCACCGACGAACCCGAGGCGGGCGACGTCGTCGTCTTCCGCGCGGAGGAGATACAGGGCGGCGGCCTGACCACCCACCGAATCGTCGGGGAGACGCCACAGGGATACGTCACCAGAGGCGACGCGAACCCGTTCACCGACCAGGACGGCGACGAACCGCCGGTGAAAGAGGCGCAGATAGTCGCCGAGGCGTGGCAGGTGGGCGGGAACGTCGTCGTGATTCCGCAGTTGGGCACCGCAGTGACGGGAATCCGCGGCGCCGTCGAGACGGTGCAACGGACCGTCTCCTCGCTACTGGGGACGCGCGCCCTCCTCGGCCCGCAGGGACTCGCGTACCTGTTCTTCGGCGCGACGGCCCTCTACTACCTCGTCGGCGAACTCCGCGGCGACGGGCGGGAGCGTCGGCGTCGGGAGACGAACCGCGACGGGGGTATCGACCCGCGCCTGTTCGCCCTCGGCTTCACCCTCCTCCTCGTCGGCGGCGCGACGGCGGCGATGGTCGGACCGGCGGGCACACAGCAGTACGGCGTCGTCAGCGCGGAGTTCGACTCCGAGCGACCGACGGTGATTCCGGCGGGCACGTCCGCGAACGTCACCTACGCCGTCGGCAACGGCGGGTCCGTCCCCGTCCACGTCTTCCTCGAACCCGCCAGCGAAGGCGTGGCCGTCCACCCCGAGGAACTGACCGTCGACGGCCGGCGCGTCGCCAACGCCACGGTGACGCTGTCGGCGCCGCCGCAGACGGGGTACTACCGCCGGTTCGTCACTGAACACCGCTACCTCGCGGTGCTTCCCCACTCCGTGACGGAGTCGCTCTACCGGGTCCACCCGTGGGCACCAATCGTCGCCATCGACGCTCTCCTCGGCGTGCCGTTCTACCTCCTCGCAGTCGCTCTCGTCGGCACTGGACGAGTGCGGAGTCGGAGTCGGAACCGAGCGGTGCCGATGCGGCGGCGGATTCGACGGGCGGTGCGGGGCCTGTACGCCCGCGAGTGA
- a CDS encoding DUF5305 domain-containing protein, translated as MLVLAAAGGWVTYATHVDPGTHVEERPGAWWETTAEFGHAATVTEPNPVYPVGATLTDRSAYYGAIAPRLDGNFTYGYAASEGGSLTLRVDADVVLQAVERNQSGAVQTRYWQRTRNLGESEARGVAPGESVRVPFSFNATELARETDRIDEELGASLGETEALVRTTVTLTGTVNGESVDRTERYALPVGLGNAYTVEDPGPTTDRHAPTRTVTVPNRYGPVRQLGGPVLLGVGLGGAVGLVWARRRGRLAPPTPAETERLSFREARSEFDEWIHAIDLPASAFERPRAEAESLADLVDFAIDTNSSVVEDAEAGTYYVLHDGYLYTYAPPAFDRPDDGTGDGESGGANGDGDGESDAMDGGERRPDDASESATAASADGERSP; from the coding sequence ATGCTCGTCCTCGCCGCGGCGGGCGGGTGGGTGACGTACGCGACTCACGTCGACCCGGGGACGCACGTCGAGGAGCGTCCGGGAGCGTGGTGGGAGACGACGGCCGAGTTCGGCCACGCCGCGACGGTCACAGAACCGAACCCGGTGTACCCCGTCGGCGCCACGCTGACGGACCGGTCGGCGTACTACGGTGCCATCGCGCCGCGACTCGACGGCAACTTCACGTACGGGTACGCCGCCAGCGAGGGCGGGTCGCTGACCCTCCGCGTCGACGCGGACGTGGTGTTGCAGGCCGTCGAGCGGAACCAATCCGGGGCGGTCCAGACGCGGTACTGGCAACGGACGCGGAACCTCGGCGAGTCGGAGGCGCGCGGCGTCGCACCCGGCGAGTCCGTCCGCGTCCCGTTCTCGTTCAACGCCACCGAACTCGCACGCGAGACGGACCGGATAGACGAGGAACTGGGGGCGTCACTGGGCGAAACCGAAGCGCTCGTTCGCACCACCGTCACGCTCACGGGGACGGTGAACGGGGAGTCCGTCGACCGGACCGAGCGGTACGCCCTGCCCGTCGGACTGGGGAACGCGTACACCGTCGAGGACCCGGGGCCGACGACCGACCGGCACGCGCCGACCCGGACGGTCACCGTGCCGAACCGGTACGGACCGGTGCGGCAACTCGGGGGGCCGGTGCTCCTCGGCGTCGGACTGGGCGGCGCCGTCGGACTCGTCTGGGCGCGCCGGCGGGGCCGTCTGGCGCCGCCGACGCCGGCCGAGACGGAACGGCTCTCGTTCCGCGAGGCCCGGTCGGAGTTCGACGAGTGGATTCACGCCATCGACCTGCCCGCCTCGGCGTTCGAACGCCCCCGCGCGGAGGCCGAGTCGCTCGCGGACCTCGTCGACTTCGCCATCGACACGAACAGCAGCGTCGTCGAGGACGCCGAGGCGGGGACGTACTACGTCCTCCACGACGGCTACCTCTACACGTACGCCCCGCCGGCGTTCGACCGTCCGGACGACGGCACCGGTGACGGCGAGAGCGGCGGTGCGAACGGCGACGGTGACGGGGAGAGTGACGCGATGGACGGCGGAGAGCGCCGACCGGACGACGCCTCCGAGTCGGCGACGGCCGCGTCGGCGGACGGAGAACGGTCGCCGTAG
- the hisA gene encoding 1-(5-phosphoribosyl)-5-[(5-phosphoribosylamino)methylideneamino]imidazole-4-carboxamide isomerase: MSEAFPTFEVIPAVDMQDGEVVQLVQGERGTEKRYGDPVAAAERWVDEGASTLHLVDLDGAFEGERQNADAVEAVVAAVDVPVQLGGGIRTAADARELLELGVERVILGTAAVENPDVVAEISETHPGSVMVSLDARDGEVVVSGWTEGTGLDPAEAAARYEELGAGAILFTDVDVEGKLEGVQTDVTRRVVDAVDIPVVASGGVASLSDVRALKEAGAAAAVVGTALYEGAFTLRDANDV; encoded by the coding sequence ATGTCAGAGGCGTTCCCGACGTTCGAGGTGATTCCGGCGGTAGACATGCAGGACGGCGAAGTCGTCCAGTTGGTGCAGGGCGAACGCGGCACGGAGAAACGGTACGGCGACCCCGTCGCGGCCGCCGAACGCTGGGTGGACGAGGGCGCGTCCACGCTCCACCTGGTCGACTTGGACGGCGCGTTCGAGGGCGAACGCCAGAACGCCGACGCCGTCGAAGCCGTCGTCGCCGCCGTCGACGTGCCCGTCCAGTTGGGCGGCGGCATCCGGACGGCCGCGGACGCCCGCGAACTCCTCGAACTCGGCGTCGAACGCGTCATCCTCGGGACGGCCGCCGTGGAGAACCCGGACGTGGTCGCCGAGATAAGCGAGACGCACCCCGGCTCCGTGATGGTGAGCCTCGACGCGCGGGACGGCGAAGTCGTCGTCTCCGGGTGGACCGAGGGGACGGGACTGGACCCCGCAGAGGCCGCGGCGCGCTACGAGGAACTCGGCGCGGGCGCGATTCTGTTCACCGACGTGGACGTGGAGGGGAAGCTAGAGGGAGTCCAGACGGACGTGACCCGCCGCGTCGTCGACGCCGTCGACATCCCCGTCGTCGCCTCCGGCGGCGTCGCCTCGCTCTCCGACGTCCGGGCGCTGAAGGAGGCGGGCGCGGCCGCCGCCGTCGTCGGGACGGCCCTGTACGAGGGCGCGTTCACGCTCCGCGACGCGAACGACGTCTGA